From one Dermacentor variabilis isolate Ectoservices chromosome 3, ASM5094787v1, whole genome shotgun sequence genomic stretch:
- the LOC142574800 gene encoding techylectin-5A-like translates to MMERAFTRGDGCKVSTEGTFGDVDETRTIVANKELDTIQPRHCGDLLDAGQRTSGVYTVFHESAGRSGQDVYCDMQTDGGGWTVIQKRGQYGNNAFYFYRNWTQYANGFGDPAKEYWIGNQALHTLTSGEKAMALRVFVGNATNQGTWIDYESMRVADENEFFAMKIGKFLGPKGWDALSFAHNMKFSTFEEDNDNSPDNCAFKYKGAWWYSKCYDSNLNGLNLNGHHDTVGDGIEWISPKTASHGAHYSYPWARMMIRPVGFAARNLRPERNATTGAAMANCATGTNATLALNQ, encoded by the exons ATGATGGAGAGAGCCTTCACGCGTGGTGACGGCTGCAAAGTGAGCACCGAGGGGACATTCGGTGACGTCGACGAAACTCGCACCATCGTGGCAAACAAGGAACTTG ATACCATACAACCCCGACACTGCGGGGACTTATTGGACGCTGGTCAGAGGACGAGCGGTGTGTACACTGTTTTCCACGAGAGTGCCGGCCGCTCAGGGCAGGACGTCTACTGCGATATGCAAACGGATGGAGGCGGCTGGACG GTCATCCAGAAGCGCGGACAGTACGGGAACAATGCATTTTACTTCTATCGGAACTGGACGCAGTATGCCAATGGGTTCGGTGATCCGGCAAAAGAGTACTGGATTG GCAATCAAGCATTGCACACGTTGACGTCTGGCGAGAAGGCGATGGCGCTTCGGGTGTTCGTGGGCAACGCCACGAACCAGGGCACCTGGATAGACTACGAAAGCATGCGAGTCGCCGATGAGAATGAATTCTTCGCAATGAAGATCGGAAAATTCCTTGGGCCAAAAG GCTGGGACGCCCTGAGCTTCGCCCACAACATGAAGTTCTCCACTTTCGAAGAGGACAACGACAACTCTCCCGACAACTGTGCCTTTAAATACAAAGGGGCCTGGTGGTACAGCAAGTGCTACGATTCGAACCTTAACGGCCTCAACCTCAACGGCCACCACGACACCGTGGGTGATGGCATCGAGTGGATTTCACCGAAGACCGCTAGCCACGGTGCCCACTACTCCTACCCGTGGGCGCGCATGATGATCCGACCGGTGGGATTCGCTGCTCGCAATTTGCGCCCGGAGAGGAATGCTACCACAGGTGCGGCCATGGCCAACTGTGCGACAGGGACAAATGCGACTTTGGCACTCAATCAGTGA